A stretch of the Glutamicibacter sp. JL.03c genome encodes the following:
- a CDS encoding polysaccharide deacetylase family protein — MSRSQAVAQFEGVPAGQFGLDIPGIELRLPRADGAAVLTFDACGGPKGSGVDEALPDALRARKVPATLFVNQRWARANALLLAELVDEKLFEIANHGTSHAPLATLGQSADGIGGTGSIGQAYDEVMGNHRYLADKFGIVAKFFRSGTAHMD, encoded by the coding sequence TTGAGCCGGAGCCAGGCCGTGGCGCAGTTCGAAGGCGTTCCGGCGGGCCAGTTCGGGCTGGATATCCCAGGCATCGAGCTTCGATTGCCGCGGGCCGATGGCGCCGCGGTGTTGACCTTCGATGCCTGTGGGGGACCGAAGGGCTCCGGGGTGGATGAAGCGCTGCCGGACGCATTGCGTGCCAGGAAAGTGCCCGCGACATTGTTCGTCAACCAACGCTGGGCTCGCGCCAATGCGCTTCTGCTGGCTGAGCTGGTCGACGAGAAGTTGTTCGAGATCGCCAACCACGGAACCAGCCATGCCCCGCTGGCCACCTTGGGGCAGTCAGCCGACGGCATCGGCGGCACGGGTTCGATTGGCCAGGCCTACGACGAGGTGATGGGAAACCATCGGTACCTGGCCGACAAGTTCGGCATCGTCGCGAAATTCTTCCGTTCCGGTACCGCGCACATGGACTAA
- a CDS encoding GNAT family N-acetyltransferase, producing MRPEREPKLETRTYQATERSPEIDEAIKIFHQATGIGFYEPLPEEKQWSNYLDLTYAQKMRFSLVFDTAAEPHSRHAADPVHTYGAFPGLINAGGKAPVPTHKISAVTVAPSYRRRGILSKQITADLAHAQQTGLPMAALTASEATIYGRFGFEPATYQARFTLKCAQGVKLRVQVPGQVVDVDPKQFEAQYATLSVNALQQTFGSVDSTEYDDGFALGRWDTWESLGKPKNLRFAAYYDGDGQLGGFATYKFGGWDEPKAKLVVQKLVATSEAARIKLFEYLGNHDLVEEVHGQGPVGDPLRHVLENVRDYHVRSIDDVLWLRVLDVVAAFEARGYQHEAQLVLSVSDRLEMISGSYLFDVSDSHAAVSRIEEGHAPAGLPRVSLSERELAGLYLGSVQLGQLLDSGRAVLENGGQPGNWMDLFNAPREGFTPHGF from the coding sequence ATGAGACCAGAGCGCGAGCCGAAACTGGAAACCCGGACGTACCAGGCCACCGAACGCAGCCCCGAAATCGACGAAGCGATCAAGATTTTCCACCAGGCCACCGGGATCGGCTTCTATGAGCCGCTGCCGGAAGAGAAGCAGTGGTCGAACTACTTGGACTTGACCTATGCCCAAAAGATGCGCTTTTCACTGGTGTTCGACACCGCCGCGGAACCCCACTCGCGCCATGCCGCCGACCCGGTGCACACCTATGGGGCGTTCCCGGGGCTGATCAACGCCGGGGGCAAGGCGCCCGTTCCAACGCACAAGATTTCTGCCGTCACAGTCGCTCCTAGCTATCGGCGGCGCGGCATCCTGTCCAAGCAGATCACCGCCGACCTCGCCCATGCCCAGCAGACAGGATTGCCGATGGCGGCGTTGACCGCGTCGGAGGCGACCATTTACGGGCGGTTCGGCTTCGAGCCGGCCACCTACCAAGCCCGGTTCACGCTCAAGTGCGCCCAGGGGGTCAAGCTGCGCGTGCAGGTGCCCGGCCAGGTGGTCGATGTCGATCCGAAGCAGTTCGAGGCCCAGTACGCGACCCTGTCAGTGAATGCGCTGCAGCAGACCTTCGGCTCCGTGGACAGCACCGAGTACGATGACGGCTTCGCCTTGGGACGCTGGGACACCTGGGAGAGCCTGGGCAAGCCGAAGAACCTGCGCTTTGCCGCCTACTACGACGGCGACGGCCAGCTCGGCGGCTTCGCCACGTACAAGTTCGGCGGATGGGATGAGCCCAAGGCAAAACTGGTCGTGCAAAAACTGGTGGCTACCAGCGAGGCCGCCCGCATCAAGCTCTTCGAGTACCTGGGCAACCATGACCTGGTGGAGGAAGTGCACGGTCAAGGCCCGGTGGGGGACCCGCTGCGCCATGTGCTGGAAAACGTTCGCGACTACCACGTGCGTTCCATAGACGATGTCCTGTGGCTGCGCGTTCTCGACGTAGTTGCCGCCTTCGAAGCTCGCGGCTACCAGCATGAGGCGCAACTGGTGTTGAGCGTGAGCGATCGGCTGGAGATGATTTCCGGAAGCTACCTCTTCGACGTGTCCGATTCCCATGCCGCGGTCAGCCGAATCGAAGAAGGGCATGCTCCAGCCGGCCTGCCCCGAGTGTCTCTGTCGGAGCGCGAACTTGCGGGGCTGTACCTGGGGTCCGTGCAATTGGGGCAATTGCTGGATTCGGGCCGCGCCGTACTGGAAAACGGGGGACAGCCGGGAAACTGGATGGATTTGTTCAACGCGCCCCGCGAGGGATTCACGCCGCACGGCTTCTAG
- a CDS encoding inorganic phosphate transporter, translating into MDLTLIVVLVIALALFFDFTNGFHDTANAMATPIATGAITPKKAVALAAILNLVGAFLSTEVAKTISGGIINEDPSTGVAIGPAMIFAGLMGAVIWNLLTWLLGLPSSSSHALFGGLVGAAIVGAGFASVNYGVLLSKVLLPAICAPVIAGVSAYLSTKLAYAITKRQSGASPKRGGFRYGQIFSSSLVALSHGTNDAQKTMGIITLTLVASGLQDSNSGVHLWVVAACAFAIALGTYTGGWRIIQTMGSGLTDVKPAQGFAAEVSTASAILASSHLGFALSTTQVASGSVIGSGLGRKGGEVRWGTAGRIALGWLFTLPAAAIVGGVAAWITHLGNVGVVIVAVLGLAAMLTIWFVSRKQPHGAEATMSDIDNSGAAVNILTKKQRRAKAKAEAQQAKLAAAQKEADNS; encoded by the coding sequence ATGGATTTGACGCTGATCGTCGTCCTAGTCATCGCCTTGGCGTTGTTTTTCGACTTCACCAACGGTTTTCATGACACGGCCAATGCGATGGCCACCCCGATCGCAACCGGTGCAATCACCCCTAAGAAGGCAGTTGCCCTCGCCGCAATTCTGAACCTCGTCGGCGCTTTCCTCTCGACCGAGGTAGCGAAGACCATTTCTGGCGGCATCATCAACGAAGACCCATCCACCGGCGTAGCCATCGGCCCGGCCATGATTTTCGCCGGACTCATGGGCGCGGTGATCTGGAATCTGCTGACCTGGCTGCTGGGACTTCCTTCAAGCTCCTCGCACGCGCTCTTCGGCGGCCTAGTCGGCGCCGCCATAGTCGGCGCCGGCTTCGCTTCGGTGAACTACGGTGTTCTGCTCTCCAAGGTCTTGCTGCCGGCGATCTGTGCGCCGGTGATCGCCGGCGTCTCGGCATACCTGAGCACCAAGCTGGCGTACGCCATCACCAAGCGCCAAAGCGGCGCCTCGCCCAAGCGCGGCGGCTTCCGCTACGGCCAGATCTTCTCCTCTTCGCTCGTCGCGTTGTCGCACGGCACCAATGACGCGCAGAAGACCATGGGCATCATCACGTTGACCTTGGTCGCATCGGGCTTGCAGGATTCCAATTCCGGCGTGCACCTGTGGGTCGTCGCCGCCTGTGCCTTCGCGATCGCCTTGGGCACCTACACCGGCGGCTGGCGCATCATCCAGACCATGGGGTCGGGCCTGACCGATGTGAAGCCTGCGCAGGGCTTCGCCGCAGAGGTCTCCACCGCTTCGGCGATCCTGGCCTCCTCCCACCTGGGCTTCGCGCTGTCGACCACTCAGGTCGCTTCCGGTTCGGTTATCGGTTCGGGACTGGGCCGCAAGGGTGGCGAAGTCCGCTGGGGGACCGCCGGGCGTATCGCCCTGGGCTGGCTCTTCACCTTGCCGGCCGCCGCGATCGTCGGAGGCGTGGCTGCCTGGATCACCCACCTGGGCAACGTTGGCGTGGTGATCGTCGCCGTTCTGGGCCTGGCGGCCATGCTGACGATATGGTTCGTCTCGCGCAAGCAGCCACATGGCGCAGAAGCAACCATGTCCGACATCGACAACTCCGGAGCCGCGGTCAACATCTTGACCAAGAAGCAGCGTCGGGCCAAGGCAAAGGCGGAAGCGCAGCAGGCCAAGCTCGCTGCAGCGCAGAAGGAAGCTGATAACTCATGA
- a CDS encoding hotdog fold thioesterase encodes MNDNFTTQPTQSSAHPFADQLTRHGIPESMWPYLIQNGVGELVEKMQIVFTEFSTQRLCAMMPVAGNTQVYGILHGGASAALAETLGSMAAALHGAGTSQPVGVDLNITHHKAGRSGMVTAQCTPIHLGARSTSHEIVISNDAGQRLATARITNMLLPLERKP; translated from the coding sequence ATGAACGACAATTTCACTACTCAACCCACGCAATCTTCGGCACATCCCTTCGCCGACCAGCTGACCCGGCACGGCATTCCGGAGTCCATGTGGCCTTATCTCATCCAGAACGGCGTTGGGGAGCTGGTGGAAAAAATGCAGATCGTCTTCACCGAGTTCAGCACGCAGCGGCTTTGCGCGATGATGCCGGTGGCGGGAAACACCCAGGTCTACGGCATTCTGCACGGCGGCGCCTCGGCAGCATTGGCCGAAACGCTAGGCTCCATGGCCGCTGCCCTGCACGGGGCTGGCACCTCGCAGCCGGTGGGCGTGGATTTGAACATCACCCACCACAAGGCAGGCCGATCCGGAATGGTCACGGCCCAGTGCACCCCGATCCACCTGGGTGCCCGCAGCACCAGCCACGAGATCGTCATCAGCAACGATGCCGGCCAGCGGCTGGCCACCGCGCGGATCACTAATATGCTCTTGCCGCTGGAGCGCAAGCCATAA
- the polA gene encoding DNA polymerase I, producing the protein MAFRAFYALPAENFATSTGQHTNAVHGFVSMLLTMIRQQKPTHVAVAFDLDTPTFRSLEYTEYKGGRNKTPEEFYGQIDLIQEVMKAMNIPAITLESFEADDILATLATKGEEAGFDVLVVSGDRDAFQLITEKTLVLYPKKGISDIPPMDAAAVEAKYFVRPERYSDLAALVGETADNLPGVPGVGPKTAAKWINLYGDLAGILENIDAIKGKVGEALREHVDNVTRNRRLNQLKHDLELPVTLEDMELEAPNREEIENLFDALEFNTLRKRLFDLFAAQEEEAAPEVAAFTRVVTENADALQSFFDAGKGAPIAVQPAVIDGEAAGLALFQGAQAAWLELAELDEATESVLAGFLADENAPKIFHDAKAAMHLLIERGLPVAGIKDDTLISAYLIQPDRRSHDLVDVVQYHLKYAVPVHEAKKGELDLGLTSDLAEPTLAQAQAIHDLSAFLATKLAEKHADELAAQMELPLIPVLFDMERAGVAVDVDRLNELRAHFTTQVDQATNDAFAAIGHEVNLSSPKQLQVVLFEELDLPRTKKIKTGFTTDAESLQDLLVKTGHPFLVALMAYRDAIKLRQTVDGLLKATHSDGRIHTTYAQTVAATGRLSSLNPNLQNIPVRSEEGRRIRDVFMVGEGYEALLTVDYSQIEMRIMAHLSEDEGLIEAYQNGEDLHRYVGSHVFNVTPEEVTSEMRSKVKAMSYGLAYGLSSFGLSKQLKIGVDEARKLMKDYFDRFGAVRTYLRSVVEKARKDGYTETIFGRRRYLPELNSSDRRLRDIAERAALNAPIQGSAADLVKVAMLKIAEGLAAGQYKSRMLLQVHDELILEVAAGELEQVQELVTREMGQAADLLVPLDVQPGIGRTWHDAAH; encoded by the coding sequence ATGGCGTTCCGCGCGTTCTACGCCTTGCCGGCGGAAAACTTCGCAACGAGCACTGGACAGCACACCAACGCCGTGCATGGTTTTGTGTCGATGCTGCTGACCATGATCCGCCAGCAGAAGCCTACACACGTGGCTGTGGCCTTCGACTTGGACACCCCGACCTTCCGCTCGTTGGAGTACACCGAATACAAGGGCGGTCGAAACAAGACCCCGGAAGAGTTCTACGGGCAGATCGACCTCATCCAAGAAGTCATGAAGGCGATGAACATTCCTGCGATCACCTTGGAGAGCTTTGAGGCTGATGACATCCTCGCCACGCTGGCCACCAAGGGCGAAGAGGCGGGATTCGATGTCCTAGTGGTTTCCGGCGACCGAGACGCCTTCCAGCTGATCACCGAAAAGACCCTGGTTCTGTACCCGAAGAAGGGCATCAGCGACATTCCGCCGATGGATGCGGCGGCCGTGGAAGCGAAATACTTCGTCCGACCAGAACGCTACTCGGACTTGGCCGCCCTGGTCGGCGAGACCGCGGATAACCTGCCCGGCGTGCCAGGGGTTGGCCCGAAGACGGCCGCCAAATGGATCAACCTCTACGGCGATCTGGCCGGCATCCTGGAAAATATTGATGCCATCAAGGGCAAGGTCGGCGAAGCCCTGCGCGAACACGTGGACAACGTGACCCGCAATCGCCGCCTCAACCAGCTCAAGCACGATCTTGAGCTGCCGGTGACCCTGGAAGACATGGAGCTTGAGGCGCCGAATCGCGAGGAAATCGAGAACCTGTTCGATGCACTGGAGTTCAATACGCTGCGCAAGCGACTCTTTGACCTCTTCGCTGCCCAGGAAGAGGAAGCGGCACCCGAGGTCGCGGCTTTCACCCGCGTAGTCACCGAGAATGCCGACGCCTTGCAGAGCTTTTTCGACGCGGGCAAAGGTGCGCCGATCGCCGTGCAGCCGGCCGTCATCGACGGGGAAGCAGCGGGGCTGGCGCTTTTCCAAGGCGCACAGGCTGCCTGGCTCGAATTGGCTGAACTGGATGAAGCCACCGAAAGCGTGCTGGCCGGATTCCTGGCTGATGAGAACGCGCCGAAGATCTTCCACGACGCCAAAGCCGCGATGCACCTGTTGATCGAACGAGGGCTGCCGGTTGCCGGAATCAAGGACGATACGCTCATCAGCGCGTACTTGATCCAGCCGGATCGGCGCAGCCACGACCTGGTGGATGTGGTGCAGTATCACCTGAAGTACGCCGTGCCCGTGCACGAGGCAAAAAAGGGCGAACTGGACCTTGGCCTGACCTCGGATCTAGCCGAGCCGACATTGGCCCAGGCCCAGGCGATCCACGATCTCTCTGCCTTCCTCGCTACCAAGCTCGCCGAAAAACATGCCGATGAGCTGGCCGCGCAAATGGAGCTGCCACTGATTCCGGTGCTTTTCGACATGGAACGCGCCGGCGTTGCAGTGGATGTGGACCGGTTGAACGAGTTGCGCGCACATTTCACGACCCAAGTGGATCAGGCGACCAACGACGCGTTCGCCGCGATCGGACACGAGGTTAATCTGTCCAGCCCCAAGCAGCTGCAGGTCGTGCTGTTCGAGGAATTGGATCTGCCGCGAACCAAGAAGATCAAGACCGGCTTCACTACCGATGCCGAATCATTGCAGGATCTTCTGGTCAAGACCGGGCACCCGTTCCTGGTGGCCCTGATGGCCTACCGAGATGCCATCAAGCTGCGCCAGACCGTGGACGGCTTGCTCAAGGCCACTCACTCGGACGGGCGCATTCATACGACCTATGCCCAGACTGTCGCGGCGACAGGCCGGCTTTCCAGCTTGAACCCGAACTTGCAGAACATCCCGGTGCGCTCCGAAGAGGGGCGCCGGATCCGCGATGTGTTCATGGTGGGCGAAGGCTACGAAGCCCTGCTGACCGTGGACTACTCGCAGATCGAAATGCGCATCATGGCGCACTTGTCTGAGGACGAAGGGCTGATCGAGGCCTACCAGAACGGCGAAGACCTGCACCGCTATGTCGGTTCACACGTGTTCAACGTGACCCCGGAAGAGGTCACTTCGGAAATGCGTTCCAAGGTCAAGGCCATGAGCTACGGCTTGGCCTACGGACTGAGCAGCTTCGGCCTGTCCAAGCAGCTGAAGATCGGCGTGGACGAAGCCCGCAAACTGATGAAGGACTACTTCGATCGTTTCGGTGCGGTGCGCACATACCTGCGCTCGGTGGTCGAGAAGGCCCGCAAGGATGGCTACACCGAAACCATCTTCGGCCGCCGCCGCTACCTGCCAGAGCTCAATAGCTCGGACCGGCGGCTTCGCGATATCGCAGAACGGGCTGCGCTGAATGCTCCGATCCAGGGGTCAGCGGCAGACCTGGTCAAGGTCGCCATGCTCAAGATCGCTGAAGGGTTGGCCGCAGGCCAGTACAAGTCCCGCATGCTGTTGCAGGTCCATGACGAATTGATTCTGGAAGTTGCCGCCGGTGAACTGGAGCAGGTGCAGGAATTGGTGACCCGCGAAATGGGACAGGCCGCGGACCTGCTGGTTCCACTGGATGTCCAGCCGGGCATCGGCCGGACTTGGCACGACGCCGCGCACTAG
- a CDS encoding dihydrofolate reductase family protein, which produces MTSFKYYVGASVDGFIADGSKDAHWFTTFAQQPGVKEHFEQFFEKVGAVVIGGKTYAGIAREVAEGRMQWMFGHKPVWVFTHHELPTLPQADLTFIRGEIGFWSRDIARSAGAGDVWVAGGADVAGGFVQANLLDEVLIVTVPVVLGERTSIFGHGISAQLSSLEITGLGDDTFITRYSIG; this is translated from the coding sequence ATGACAAGCTTCAAGTACTACGTGGGTGCCTCCGTTGACGGCTTTATCGCCGACGGCAGCAAAGACGCACATTGGTTCACCACGTTCGCTCAGCAACCCGGCGTGAAGGAACATTTCGAGCAGTTCTTCGAGAAGGTCGGAGCGGTCGTGATCGGAGGCAAAACCTACGCCGGTATTGCCCGTGAAGTCGCCGAAGGACGCATGCAGTGGATGTTCGGCCACAAGCCCGTGTGGGTTTTCACCCATCACGAGCTGCCGACACTGCCCCAGGCCGACTTGACCTTCATCCGCGGCGAAATCGGATTCTGGAGCCGGGACATTGCGCGCAGCGCGGGCGCCGGGGATGTGTGGGTCGCCGGCGGTGCTGATGTGGCCGGAGGATTCGTGCAGGCTAACCTGCTTGATGAAGTGCTCATCGTGACCGTCCCGGTGGTGTTGGGCGAGAGAACCAGCATTTTTGGCCACGGCATCAGCGCGCAGCTATCGTCGCTGGAAATCACCGGCCTTGGCGACGACACCTTCATCACGCGCTACTCGATCGGCTGA
- the rpsA gene encoding 30S ribosomal protein S1, with the protein MTITSNENNSAPVVAINDIGSAEDFLAAVDATIKYFNDGDLVEGTVVKVDHDEVLLDIGYKTEGVIPSRELSIKHDVDPGEVVTVGDSVEALVLTKEDKEGRLILSKKRAQYERAWGDIEKIKEEDGVVTGTVIEVVKGGLILDIGLRGFLPASLVEMRRVRDLAPYIGQEIEAKIIELDKNRNNVVLSRRAWLEQTQSEVRSTFLNKLEKGQVRPGVVSSIVNFGAFVDLGGVDGLVHVSELSWKHIDHPSEVVEVGQEVTVEVLEVDLDRERVSLSLKATQEDPWQTFARTHALGQVVPGKVTKLVPFGAFVRVEDGIEGLVHISELAVRHVELAEQVVSVGDELFVKVIDIDLERRRISLSLKQANEGVDPEGTEFDPALYGMAAEYDEAGNYKYPEGFDPESNEWLEGFDTQRAAWEAQYAAAQERWEAHKKQVAAAIVADAEAEPAAAAGANEPAPASYSSEAPATDAGTLASDEALAALREKLTGN; encoded by the coding sequence ATGACCATCACCTCGAACGAGAACAACAGCGCACCAGTCGTCGCAATCAACGACATTGGATCTGCTGAGGACTTCTTGGCCGCAGTCGATGCCACCATCAAGTACTTCAACGATGGTGACCTCGTCGAAGGCACCGTCGTCAAGGTTGACCACGACGAAGTTCTGCTCGACATCGGTTACAAGACCGAAGGTGTCATCCCTTCCCGCGAGCTTTCCATCAAGCACGACGTTGACCCAGGTGAAGTTGTCACCGTTGGCGACAGCGTCGAAGCCTTGGTTCTGACCAAGGAAGACAAGGAAGGCCGCCTGATCCTGTCCAAGAAGCGTGCTCAGTACGAGCGTGCTTGGGGCGACATCGAAAAGATCAAGGAAGAGGACGGCGTCGTTACCGGTACCGTCATCGAGGTTGTCAAGGGTGGCCTCATCCTGGACATCGGCCTGCGTGGCTTCCTGCCAGCATCGCTCGTCGAGATGCGCCGTGTGCGCGACCTGGCTCCATACATCGGCCAGGAAATCGAAGCCAAGATCATCGAGCTGGACAAGAACCGCAACAACGTTGTGCTGTCCCGCCGTGCATGGCTGGAGCAGACCCAGTCCGAGGTTCGCTCGACCTTCCTCAACAAGCTGGAAAAGGGCCAGGTTCGTCCGGGCGTTGTTTCCTCCATCGTCAACTTCGGTGCCTTCGTGGACCTGGGCGGCGTAGACGGCCTGGTGCACGTTTCGGAGCTGTCCTGGAAGCACATCGACCACCCATCCGAGGTTGTCGAGGTTGGCCAGGAAGTAACCGTAGAGGTTCTCGAAGTCGATCTGGACCGCGAGCGCGTTTCCCTGTCGCTGAAGGCTACCCAGGAAGATCCTTGGCAGACTTTCGCCCGCACCCACGCACTGGGTCAGGTTGTACCGGGCAAGGTTACCAAGCTGGTTCCATTCGGTGCGTTCGTGCGCGTCGAAGACGGCATCGAAGGCCTGGTTCACATCTCCGAGCTTGCAGTTCGCCACGTTGAACTGGCTGAGCAGGTTGTCTCCGTTGGCGACGAGCTGTTCGTCAAGGTTATCGACATCGATCTGGAGCGCCGCCGCATCTCGCTGTCGCTCAAGCAGGCTAATGAAGGCGTCGACCCAGAGGGCACCGAGTTCGACCCAGCACTCTACGGCATGGCTGCAGAGTACGACGAGGCCGGCAACTACAAGTACCCAGAGGGCTTCGACCCAGAGTCGAACGAATGGCTCGAGGGCTTCGACACCCAGCGCGCAGCATGGGAAGCACAGTACGCCGCTGCTCAGGAGCGTTGGGAAGCACACAAGAAGCAGGTTGCTGCAGCAATCGTAGCCGACGCAGAAGCAGAGCCTGCTGCTGCCGCCGGTGCCAACGAGCCAGCACCAGCTTCGTACTCCTCGGAGGCTCCAGCCACCGATGCAGGTACTCTGGCTTCCGACGAAGCTCTTGCAGCACTGCGCGAGAAGCTGACCGGCAACTAA